One genomic segment of Mauremys mutica isolate MM-2020 ecotype Southern chromosome 10, ASM2049712v1, whole genome shotgun sequence includes these proteins:
- the FRZB gene encoding secreted frizzled-related protein 3 isoform X1, whose protein sequence is MLCRGSAALLLALAGLSLSRAPGAQGAACEPVRIPLCKSLPWNMTKMPNHLHHSTQANAILAIEQFEGLLGTHCSADLLFFLCAMYAPICTIDFQHEPIKPCKSVCERARAGCEPVLIKYRHAWPESLACEELPVYDRGVCISPEAIVTAEGADFPMDSNNGNCRGSGNERCKCKPIKATQKTYLRNNYNYVIRAKVKEVKTKCHDVTAVVEVKEILKSSLVNIPKDTVNLYTNSGCLCPPLSANEEYIIMGYEDEERSRLLLVEGSIAEKWKDRLGKKVKRWDQKLRHPGKGKNEPGQSDSAQKSGKNSNPRQTRN, encoded by the exons ATGTTGTGCCGCGGCTCCGCCGCGCTCCTCCTGGCGCTGGCCGGGCTCTCCCTGAGCAGGGCGCCCGGGGCCCAGGGCGCCGCCTGCGAGCCGGTCCGCATCCCGCTGTGCAAGTCCCTGCCCTGGAACATGACCAAGATGCCCAACCACCTGCACCACAGCACCCAGGCCAACGCCATCCTGGCCATCGAGCAGTTCGAGGGGCTGCTGGGCACCCACTGCAGCGCCGACCTGCTCTTCTTCCTCTGCGCCATGTACGCGCCCATCTGCACCATCGACTTCCAGCACGAGCCCATCAAGCCCTGCAAGTCGGTGTGCGAGCGGGCCCGGGCCGGCTGCGAGCCCGTCCTCATCAAGTACCGCCACGCCTGGCCCGAGAGCCTGGCCTGCGAGGAGCTGCCCGTCTACGACCGCGGCGTCTGCATCTCCCCAGAGGCCATCGTGACCGCCGAGGGAGCCG ATTTCCCTATGGATTCTAATAATGGCAACTGTAGAGGCTCCGGCAATG AGCGTTGCAAATGCAAACCTATTAAAGCTACCCAGAAGACCTATCTTCGGAACAATTATAACTATG TCATTCGGGCTAAAGTGAAGGAGGTGAAGACTAAATGTCATGATGTCACCGCAGTTGTTGAAGTAAAGGAGATACTAAAATCTTCCTTGGTGAATATTCCTAAGGACACTGTTAACCTTTACACAAACTCTGGCTGTCTATGCCCACCGCTCAGTGCCAATGAAGAATACATTATAATGGGCTATGAAGATGAGGAACGCTCCAG GTTACTCTTGGTAGAAGGCTCCATAGCTGAGAAGTGGAAGGATCGTCTTGGTAAAAAAGTAAAG CGCTGGGATCAGAAACTCCGTCACCCTGGAAAGGGCAAAAATGAGCCTGGACAAAGCGATTCTGCACAAAAGTCTGGCAAGAACAGTAATCCACGACAAACACGCAACTAA
- the FRZB gene encoding secreted frizzled-related protein 3 isoform X2 — translation MLCRGSAALLLALAGLSLSRAPGAQGAACEPVRIPLCKSLPWNMTKMPNHLHHSTQANAILAIEQFEGLLGTHCSADLLFFLCAMYAPICTIDFQHEPIKPCKSVCERARAGCEPVLIKYRHAWPESLACEELPVYDRGVCISPEAIVTAEGAERCKCKPIKATQKTYLRNNYNYVIRAKVKEVKTKCHDVTAVVEVKEILKSSLVNIPKDTVNLYTNSGCLCPPLSANEEYIIMGYEDEERSRLLLVEGSIAEKWKDRLGKKVKRWDQKLRHPGKGKNEPGQSDSAQKSGKNSNPRQTRN, via the exons ATGTTGTGCCGCGGCTCCGCCGCGCTCCTCCTGGCGCTGGCCGGGCTCTCCCTGAGCAGGGCGCCCGGGGCCCAGGGCGCCGCCTGCGAGCCGGTCCGCATCCCGCTGTGCAAGTCCCTGCCCTGGAACATGACCAAGATGCCCAACCACCTGCACCACAGCACCCAGGCCAACGCCATCCTGGCCATCGAGCAGTTCGAGGGGCTGCTGGGCACCCACTGCAGCGCCGACCTGCTCTTCTTCCTCTGCGCCATGTACGCGCCCATCTGCACCATCGACTTCCAGCACGAGCCCATCAAGCCCTGCAAGTCGGTGTGCGAGCGGGCCCGGGCCGGCTGCGAGCCCGTCCTCATCAAGTACCGCCACGCCTGGCCCGAGAGCCTGGCCTGCGAGGAGCTGCCCGTCTACGACCGCGGCGTCTGCATCTCCCCAGAGGCCATCGTGACCGCCGAGGGAGCCG AGCGTTGCAAATGCAAACCTATTAAAGCTACCCAGAAGACCTATCTTCGGAACAATTATAACTATG TCATTCGGGCTAAAGTGAAGGAGGTGAAGACTAAATGTCATGATGTCACCGCAGTTGTTGAAGTAAAGGAGATACTAAAATCTTCCTTGGTGAATATTCCTAAGGACACTGTTAACCTTTACACAAACTCTGGCTGTCTATGCCCACCGCTCAGTGCCAATGAAGAATACATTATAATGGGCTATGAAGATGAGGAACGCTCCAG GTTACTCTTGGTAGAAGGCTCCATAGCTGAGAAGTGGAAGGATCGTCTTGGTAAAAAAGTAAAG CGCTGGGATCAGAAACTCCGTCACCCTGGAAAGGGCAAAAATGAGCCTGGACAAAGCGATTCTGCACAAAAGTCTGGCAAGAACAGTAATCCACGACAAACACGCAACTAA